One Hydractinia symbiolongicarpus strain clone_291-10 chromosome 7, HSymV2.1, whole genome shotgun sequence genomic window, tcgtgaaccaattccgtccaagcctgtagctttattaagttttagtgaactaattattttttaaattattgtttttgttaataaattgtttttatcccagtcagttttttatccatctatcatctaatatggtagctttgctgtgttgtgggttcctgctgctccttctgtgtaacatcgtaaggaaatgggcttgccttagatccttcaaacatagttttggaagagcacataaccgtagaatgatctctctacgacttaaaaataactttactcaggtaggaaaccccacatttacgctaaaactgatttttgtgttcgttgtatttttgagcaatacaaaaccttcgttcaaaagtagctcacccaacaacaacgaaatgagtcgactagataggagtttcttttctatctcttcacttgatgcctgcaatagagtttctgaaagccagctcactctccaattaaaattaatggctttatcaaaacttaagccaagcaggcacaagtatttctattttttaatcctcttgtcaggggacatctgcctcaacccaggtcctgttaagtatccctgttcttcatgcttaaaacctgtggcaaaaacacacaaagcactttcttgtgacaagtgtggattatgggctcataaaaaatgtgagcgtatttctgataaaaaatatcaacaatttatgaagactcctgaagataaactgttttcGTACAGAGACGTGTTGTGTTTACATTATGGCTAGGGCAGTGGACATCAGTTGTCCTCCACACTTTGATACAAATGGCGACGTTACTAGTCTAGGCACCCGCTGGAAGAGGTGGAGAAATGGGTTTGACCTGTATTTAGTAGCTGCAGGTATTACCGATAACACCCAGAAGAAAGCTCTTCTGTTACACTGTGCGGGTGAAGATTTACGTGAACTTTTTGACACGTTACCTGAGCCAGAGGCCGCAGATGGCCAAAATGATTATGTTAAAGCATGCACTGCATTAGATACATATTTTCTTCCGAAGAAAAACAAACGCTACGAACGTCATGTATTTCGTACATGTGCCCAAAAGGAGTCAGAATCTATCTCACAATATGTCACACGTTTGCGAACACTGGCGAAAACATGTGAGTTCAGAGACATAGATGACGAGATAGTTGATCAAGTTATTGAAAAATGTACATCACGTAAACTCCGAAAACGCCTTTTAAAGGAGAGTGAGTTAACTTTGGTAAAACTATGCGACATTGCAACAATAATGGAAGCTGCTGATCACCAAGTGGCACAGTATACCAAATCGACCCTTAGTCGCAACCAAGAAGATGAAGATTCTGAGCAAGATGATGTAAATTTTATCTCAAGAAAGATAAAACGCACCGGTCTAAGAAAAAGTGGAATTGCTAAAACACCACCTACAATTCACACAGGACCGTCGCAGAATAATCAACCGTACTGTTACCGGTGTGGTAAAAAAGATCATCGTGCAGACAAATGCATTGTTACAAAAGGAAAGTCTTGTCACAAATGCGGAATACAGGGACATTTTAGCAATGTATGTCAATCAACTAAGGCAACTGTTCGCTATGTCACTGCTGATACCTCCTCCTCGGATGATGATTTTGTGTTAGCCATCGACAATGACCCTAACTGTCCCAACCATAAAAATTCCATGTACCCAGTAGATGTAGATGGACAACGTGTCAATGTGCTCATAGACAGTGGAAGTACCATCAATGTAATCAGCAAAAGCACCCTTAGTGCACTAAAATTAAAGTCACCTATCCTTCCATACCACAAGAAAGTTTTTGCTTTTGGTGCGTCGTCACCGCTCAAAGTTAATGGCTGCATATGGGTTGTCGTTGGTGCTGGAGAGAAAGTCGTGTCTACCAGATTTGTTGTTGTACCACAATCTTCTGTCACCATATTGGGTGTGGAAACTGCTTGCAAATTGGACCTACTCCGAGTTGGCCCAGGTGGAACCATGAACGACAAGGTGAACCACATCTCTACCTCCGAGGACGGTGTATTAAAACAACTGCTTTGCAATTATGGTGACAGGTTTGAGGGCCTTGGAAAACTGAAAGATGTCAACCTCAAAATCCAAATAGATCCCACGGTAACTCCAGTCGCACAGAAAGCCAGACGTCTACCGATCCTAATGCAGCAACAACTGGACATGGAATTAGAAAAACTCTTAGAACTCGGTGTCATCGAGCCCATAGAATCACCACCATCATGGGTTAATCCCCTTGTGATCGTACCTAAGAAAACACCTTCTGATGGCATACGTATGTGTGTTGACATGCGTGTTGCAAACACCGCAGTCATAAGAGAACCGTATCAGATACCAACTCTGGAAGAAGTGCTGCATGAGTTCAACGGGTGCACAGTGTTCACAAAGCTGGACCTGAACAAGGGATACCACCAAATTGCTCTAGACGAGGCTAGCAGAGACCTTACAGCCTTTGCAACACACCGTGGTATATTCAGATTCACAAGGCTGATATATGGAATCGCCTCTGCCGCTGAACAGTATCAACGAGAATTGGAACTTGCACTATCAGGACTATCTAAAGTACGTAACATCTCAGATGATATCATTATTGGTGGCACTAGTAATCAAGATCTACTGGATCGCATGCAATGCGTATTTGAGCGTCTCCGAGAGAAAAATCTCACAGTAAACCTAAAGAAATGCGAGTTTCTGAAAACTGAGCTTATCTACATGGGTCACAAGTTGTCAAAAGATGGAATTGCACCGGATGAGAGGAAAGTACGAGCTATAGCTGACCTCAAACCACCAACTAATGTGAAAGAATTGCAATCCTTTCTCGGCATGGTGACATACTGCTCCAAATTCTTACCACACTTCTCAACTGTGACTGCACCATTGCGTCAACTACTCAGCAAAGACACCAAATGGAGCTGGGGTGATGCGCAACGACAAGCGTTCAATGATCTTAAGATCATGCTGTTATCCAGTGCGACACTTGCTTACTATCAACCTGACGCATACACCGAAATCTTTACTGATGCATCCCCTGTTGGGCTTGGCGCAGTTATAATGCAACGTCAGCCAGATGGTATCTTAAAACCAATTGGATATGCCAGTCGCTCACTACTAAATGCAGAAACAAGATATAGCCAGATTGAAAAGGAGTGCTTGGCTATCCTATTTGCAATAGAGCGGTTTCGAATCTATCTTTATGGTATAGAATTTGT contains:
- the LOC130648476 gene encoding uncharacterized protein K02A2.6-like, with translation MARAVDISCPPHFDTNGDVTSLGTRWKRWRNGFDLYLVAAGITDNTQKKALLLHCAGEDLRELFDTLPEPEAADGQNDYVKACTALDTYFLPKKNKRYERHVFRTCAQKESESISQYVTRLRTLAKTCEFRDIDDEIVDQVIEKCTSRKLRKRLLKESELTLVKLCDIATIMEAADHQVAQYTKSTLSRNQEDEDSEQDDVNFISRKIKRTGLRKSGIAKTPPTIHTGPSQNNQPYCYRCGKKDHRADKCIVTKGKSCHKCGIQGHFSNVCQSTKATVRYVTADTSSSDDDFVLAIDNDPNCPNHKNSMYPVDVDGQRVNVLIDSGSTINVISKSTLSALKLKSPILPYHKKVFAFGASSPLKVNGCIWVVVGAGEKVVSTRFVVVPQSSVTILGVETACKLDLLRVGPGGTMNDKVNHISTSEDGVLKQLLCNYGDRFEGLGKLKDVNLKIQIDPTVTPVAQKARRLPILMQQQLDMELEKLLELGVIEPIESPPSWVNPLVIVPKKTPSDGIRMCVDMRVANTAVIREPYQIPTLEEVLHEFNGCTVFTKLDLNKGYHQIALDEASRDLTAFATHRGIFRFTRLIYGIASAAEQYQRELELALSGLSKVRNISDDIIIGGTSNQDLLDRMQCVFERLREKNLTVNLKKCEFLKTELIYMGHKLSKDGIAPDERKVRAIADLKPPTNVKELQSFLGMVTYCSKFLPHFSTVTAPLRQLLSKDTKWSWGDAQRQAFNDLKIMLLSSATLAYYQPDAYTEIFTDASPVGLGAVIMQRQPDGILKPIGYASRSLLNAETRYSQIEKECLAILFAIERFRIYLYGIEFVVKTDHKPLVTMFSPRRKQLPPRIERWVMRLMPYAFKVEYHPGRTNGADYLSRSNPMQDNTPSHRMTEEFVNFIQSKQLPVAIPKKDIRDAQNDDPAIALIKKHLASGTIPKLDVIREYYPSRLQLSIVNDILMFANKIVIPPTLRESIISIAHEGHQGQVRTKQRLRKKVWWPRMGFSVEAHIKSCHGCQVTAGAQIKTPVVMTEIPDSAWLMLGCDLCGPFPTGEHLLVCIDYYSRYPEVEIIRRITAANIVDKLRKMFCRYGAPEIIVTDNGPQFRSNTDFATLMKEFGVEHRKVTPYHPEANGEVERFNRNLKKTIQAAIAENQNWRTALQNYLLAYRTTPHATTGATPAELLFNRPVKDKLPASTTSSKNTMSVVKNRDRIQKERIAKYADKRNNARSHVIQPGQKVLVANQSTHRNKFTPRWRDEPCTVTAVKGNAIFIEDGTKTMMRTSSHVKPYFMRNNQRSNKRHLQQPTVTTDSATESSDDDFDLPPTVNDPGNETDLTSSDDTVVTESPSRDETIAYGEEEVNDEELFVPNRNTRTRNVKPPPRFKDFVTAWERCDICVASRARGAYMPSDIAFAFIFCYGSVGHCLADRKMDLKSKHMF